The stretch of DNA AAGGCAGCTGGCAATGCGCTGGTGACCCTGAACTCGGCCACCCTCTCCAACAACCAGGCCCTGCCTATCACGTCGACCCTGGCCAACGGCTCGATCACCATCGTACCCGTGGTCAGCCCGACCGCCGCCCCGACGGCGGCTCCTACCGCTGTGCCGGGCACCGGCACCACCTACGTGGTCAAGTGGGGTGACACGCTCTACTCCATCGCCCGGCACTTTGGCGTGACGGTGAATGCCATCGTGGCGGCCAACGGCCTGACCAACCCGAACTATATCCGCGTTGGCCAGACGCTGATCATCCCTGGCGTCGTGCCGGGACCCACGCCTGTGCCTCCGCCGCCATCGGGCAGCTATGTGGTTCTACCTGGCGACACGCTCTATCGCATCGCGGCCAAGTTCCATGTGACGGTCGATGCCATCGTGGCGCTGAACAAGATCGCCAACCCGAACTATATCCGCGCCGGCCAGGTCCTCTTGATCCCGACCGGCGGCACGCCGCCTGTGCCTCCGTCCAAGACCCACGTCGTCGTGGCCGGCGACACGGTGTATGGCATCGCGGCCAAGTACGGAGTGTCCTACTGGGCAATCGTCACGCTGAACAATCTGGCCAACCCGAACCTGATCTTTGTCGGCCAGACGCTGCTGATCCCCTAGTCCGTGCCTCAACAGGGCCAGGCATCGCCCGCAGCGGTGCCTGGCCCTTTGCCCTGTCTGGCACCTGAGCCCGAGGGGCAGCACACCATGCGGGTGGCTATGGATAATCCTTCTGGCTGCTGCGCCCCTCTCCCGCCGTCTCCCGTGAACCGCCAACACGGACGTTTTCTCTGCGCCGTGGCCGTATTCCTGTTTCTTTGCCTGGCGCTGGTCCGCGCTGGTTCGGGCCATGCCCTGGCAACCCGCGTCTACCTGGCGCCCGACTCGACCATCCTCGAGCCAGGGCGGACCCTTACGGTGGAAATCCGCATCGAGGGCGTGAGCAGCCTCTACGGCGTGGACCTTTCGCTGGGTTTCAACCCGGAGACGCTGGCCGTGCTCGACGGGGACGGCAACAGCCCGGACGCGCCGCAGATCCTGCCCGGCGGCTTTCTCAACCTGACCCAGGCCTTTACCGCCACCAACCAGGTGGACAATGCTGCTGGCACAGTGCGCTTTTTGCAGGCCCTCCTCTACCCCGCCCCGCCGGCCAGTGGCAGCGGCGTGCTGGCCCGGGTAACCTTCCGCGCCCTGTCGCCAGGCAACAGCCTGCTGCTGCTGGATGCGGCTCTGGCCAACAACGTGGCCGAGCCCATACCGGCGGCCATCAGCGGCGGCCAGATTCTGGTGCTCTCCGCCGAGCCTACGGCCACGCGCACCCCAACCAGAACACCCACGCCAAGCGTCACTCGCACCCTGGCGCCGACCGCCACGCCGACTTTCACGCCCACGAGCACGGCCACCACGGGCCCCAGCCGAACGCCCACCGCCTCACCGACGTGGCTCCCTGGCGGGCTGCGGCTGTATCTGCCGCTCGTGTCGCGCCAGTTTGCTCTGCCCACCCCCACGCCTACCATCTCGCCAAGCGCGACGCCAACCCCCACGCTCGGGCCCACGCACACGGCGACGTACACCCCGACACTGGGGCCCACGCGCACAGCGACGCCCGGGGCCACGGCCACATCGTTTCACCTGCAGCTCGTGGCCAACCCTGGCTTTGAGAGCGACACCGACTGGCTGCGCCTCGGCGGCGCTCCGCCGGTCTATTCCACTACCTATGCCCGCAGTGGCAGCCGGTCGATGCACCTGGGCATCGATGCCGCGTACGTGGGCCGAGTGTGGTCGTCGGTCCAGCAGACCATCCAGCTTCCAGCGGACCTTTCGGCCGCGGAACTGCGCCTGTACTTCTTTCCCACCGGCTGGCCCTTTGACGACGACGAGCTCTACCTCTATGTGCGCCGCGCCAGCGACAGCGTGGTGCTGACCAGCCAGCGCTGGATGGAATGGCAGCAGGCCTGGCACCTGCACACGGTGAACCTGACGCCCTATGCCGGCGAGCGCATCGTGCTGCAGATAGGGCTGTACAACGACGGTCAGGGCGTCACCACGGTCTACCTGGACGATGTCGAGCTGTGGGTTACCGGCCCCGAATGAGCGGCAAAAACCCTTGACAAGCCCTACAAAACATGCTATACCAGATTAGCTTGCGGACCAACATGTTGAGGAGTGTGGGTTGAAACCAGCGGTTGTTTCTGTTGTCGGCCGGGGCAATGTGGGCAAGACCACCTTTCTGGTCAATCTGGTGGTAGAGCTCAAGAAGCGCGGCTATCGCGTGGCCACCATCAAGCACTATGAGCATGACTTTCAGACGGACCAGCCAGGCAAGGATAGCTGGCGGCTCACCGCGGCGGGCAGCGATGTTTCCATCATTGCCGCCCCCGAGAAGCTGGCCATGGTGCGGCGCCTGAAGGAAGAGCTGACCCTCGACGAGATCATCGCCACGCTGCCCGAGATGGACATCATCCTCACCGAAGGCTACAAGCAGGACAAGAAACCCAAGATCGAGGTGGTGCGCCAGGCCGTGACCAGCGAGTTGATCTTTCATCCCCCCGAGCTGGTGGCTGTGGTCTCGGACCTGGCGCTGGACGCTGGCGTTCCGCGCTTTGCGCTCGATGACGCGGCCGGCGTGGCGACGTTCGTCGAGCACCATTACATCAAGCACCAGGCGTCCTGACCGGACGCAGAAGGAGGTTCTCGGGCTATGCCCAGGGTCGTGTGCTGGCAAACGGACTGTCTCTACAATGCCAACGGCAAGTGCCGCGCGGTAGAGATCGAATACGATCCCTCCGACGGCTGTCTGACGATGGAGCCGCGCTCCGGTGCCGATGAGCCGGAAGACGAAGACAGCGAGCGCTGGGATCGCCGTGGCATGCACGTGCTTGAGGATGAGGAATAGCCAGCGCCGACTGGCATTTGCATTCTGCCCGGAACTGCAGTAATATCGTCTCTGCCTCCTGGTGGACGTAGCTCAATGGCAGAGTACTGGTCTGTGGAACCAGGTGTTGCGGGTTCGAGTCCCGTCGTCCACCCCAGGTGTGTTCCAGAGAGCGTCCAGCACCATCGCTGGCGCTCTTGTTTGTTCATAGGAGGGTCGCTATGAACCGCGTCGAGCCCCGCTTGCCCAAAGGAATGCGCGATGTGCTGCCGCAGCAGATGGTGCTGCGCCGGCACGTGCTGTCGCTCCTCGAAGAGGTGTTCGCCGAGTTCGGCTTTGAGCCGCTGATTACCCCGGCCGTTGAGCTGCAGGAGATCCTCTCCGGCAAGGGCGGCTCCGAGTCGGAAAAGCTGATGTTCAACGTGGAGCACGAGGGTGGCAAGGAGCAGCTCGCCCTGCGCTTTGACCTGACGGTACCGCTCAGCCGGGTGGTGGGTCAGTATCCTGACCTGCCCAAGCCTTTCCGGCGCTATCAGATCGCGCCGGTGTGGCGCGCTGAGCGCCCGCAAAAGGGCCGCTACCGCGAGTTCTACCAGTGCGATGCCGACGTCGTGGGCACGGCCAGCATGGTGGCCGATGCCGAGATCATCGCCATGATCTACACGGCCCTGCGCCGCCTGGGGTTTGAGCAGTTTGTCACGCTCATCAACGACCGCAAGCTCCTGGCTGGCCTGGGTGCCTTCTCCGGTGTGCCGGCCGATCAAGTGCATCTGCTGCATCGCGCTATCGACAAGCTGGACAAGGTAGGCATTGATGGCGTGCGCGAGGAGCTGGCCAAAGCCGGGGTGGCTCGGCCAACGGTAGACCGGTTGCTGCAGATCCTGCGTCCCGCCGGTGGCGCGCCGCCGGACCTGGCTGCTCTGCGCTGCGAATTGAAAGACTATCCCGAAGCGGTCGAAGGCATCGACGAGCTGCAGGAGCTGGTGAGCTACCTGCCGGCCCTGGGAGTTGATCCTTCCTGCTACCGCATCGAGCTGTCGATGGTGCGCGGGCTGGATTACTACACCGGTCCCATCTATGAAACGGTCGTCGAAAAGCCGCGCATCGGCAGCATCACCGGCGGCGGCCGCTATGATGGCCTGGTCGGCCGCTTTGCCAATCGGCCTTACCCGGCCACGGGAACCACCATCGGCATCGAGCGCATCCTGGACGTGATCGAAGAGCTGCAGATGTTCCCCCGGCTGCTTGGCCAGACGTCGGTGCAGGTGCTGGTGGCAGTGTTTGGCGAGTTGGTGCAGGAATCGCTGCGGCTGCTCACCGAGCTGCGCACCGCGGGCCTGCGCTGCGAGTTGTACGATGGGGCTGATCCCATTGGCACGCAGATCCGCTATGCGCTCAAGAAGGGCATTCCCTACGTAGTGATCGCCGGGCCGGATGAGCTGGCTGCCGGCACGGTAGCCGTCCGTGACCTGGGCTCGCGCGAGCAGACGCTGGTCGAGCGGGCGGCTCTGGCCTCCCGGCTGCGCGAAAGCCTCACCGCGGCCGGTCGCTGACAATGGAGGTTCGCTCTTGACGTCCTATCCCAACATCGACTCACTCGAGCGCGCGCTCGGCCTGCACTTTCGCGACCCCAATCTCCTTCTGGCAGCTCTGACCCACTCGTCGTACGTGAATGAGGACCCGGCCTGCACCTGGGGCGACAATGAGCGGCTCGAGTTCCTGGGCGATGCCGTGGGCGACTTTATCGCGGCGGATCTGCTCTACAACCGTTTCCCCGACTGGGAAGAAGGGGAACTCACGGCGCTGCGGGCAGCGATGGTGCGCGCCGATACCCTGGCCCAGTTCGCCGTCGAGCTGGGTCTGGGAGCTCACCTGCGCCTCGGAAAAGGCGAGGAGCATAGCGGCGGCCGCAACCGTCCCGCTCTGCTGGGCGATGCCTTTGAGGCGCTGGTGGGCGCGGTGTACCTGGAAGGGGGAATGGAGGCCGCGGCGGCCTTCTTGCTGCCTTTCCTGTGCGGCTTCTTGGACAGCCGCAACAGCCTGCTCCGGCGCGATGCCAAGAGCCGCCTCCAGGAGTGGGCTCAGGCCAACTACAAGTCCACTCCTTCCTACGCCATCGTGGAAGAATCCGGCCCCGACCACGCCAGGGTTTTTACCGTCGAGGTGCTCGTCCGCGGTGAGCCTCGCGGCCGCGGCACGGGCCGCACCAAGCAAGCCGCGGAGCAGGCCGCCGCTCAGGACGCACTGGACACCTGCCCCGGCACGGCCAGCCGACGCCTGGGCTCCGTGCGTCAGGGACCGGCGGCGCCTCTCT from Chloroflexi bacterium ADurb.Bin180 encodes:
- a CDS encoding Muramidase-2 precursor, which translates into the protein MLKRTVVTILLALALVLTLVPAALAQGTIVLVSPPSQSVNQNATVTVEVKIDSVTDLYGVDLRLTFDAAKLEALDANTSLSGVQVEQGTFMNPAQGFMAMNLVDNTTGTVQYAFALLSPAPAVTGSGTLIRMTFRAKAAGNALVTLNSATLSNNQALPITSTLANGSITIVPVVSPTAAPTAAPTAVPGTGTTYVVKWGDTLYSIARHFGVTVNAIVAANGLTNPNYIRVGQTLIIPGVVPGPTPVPPPPSGSYVVLPGDTLYRIAAKFHVTVDAIVALNKIANPNYIRAGQVLLIPTGGTPPVPPSKTHVVVAGDTVYGIAAKYGVSYWAIVTLNNLANPNLIFVGQTLLIP
- a CDS encoding Cohesin domain protein is translated as MRVAMDNPSGCCAPLPPSPVNRQHGRFLCAVAVFLFLCLALVRAGSGHALATRVYLAPDSTILEPGRTLTVEIRIEGVSSLYGVDLSLGFNPETLAVLDGDGNSPDAPQILPGGFLNLTQAFTATNQVDNAAGTVRFLQALLYPAPPASGSGVLARVTFRALSPGNSLLLLDAALANNVAEPIPAAISGGQILVLSAEPTATRTPTRTPTPSVTRTLAPTATPTFTPTSTATTGPSRTPTASPTWLPGGLRLYLPLVSRQFALPTPTPTISPSATPTPTLGPTHTATYTPTLGPTRTATPGATATSFHLQLVANPGFESDTDWLRLGGAPPVYSTTYARSGSRSMHLGIDAAYVGRVWSSVQQTIQLPADLSAAELRLYFFPTGWPFDDDELYLYVRRASDSVVLTSQRWMEWQQAWHLHTVNLTPYAGERIVLQIGLYNDGQGVTTVYLDDVELWVTGPE
- the mobB gene encoding Molybdopterin-guanine dinucleotide biosynthesis adapter protein, which produces MKPAVVSVVGRGNVGKTTFLVNLVVELKKRGYRVATIKHYEHDFQTDQPGKDSWRLTAAGSDVSIIAAPEKLAMVRRLKEELTLDEIIATLPEMDIILTEGYKQDKKPKIEVVRQAVTSELIFHPPELVAVVSDLALDAGVPRFALDDAAGVATFVEHHYIKHQAS
- the hisS gene encoding Histidine--tRNA ligase, whose amino-acid sequence is MNRVEPRLPKGMRDVLPQQMVLRRHVLSLLEEVFAEFGFEPLITPAVELQEILSGKGGSESEKLMFNVEHEGGKEQLALRFDLTVPLSRVVGQYPDLPKPFRRYQIAPVWRAERPQKGRYREFYQCDADVVGTASMVADAEIIAMIYTALRRLGFEQFVTLINDRKLLAGLGAFSGVPADQVHLLHRAIDKLDKVGIDGVREELAKAGVARPTVDRLLQILRPAGGAPPDLAALRCELKDYPEAVEGIDELQELVSYLPALGVDPSCYRIELSMVRGLDYYTGPIYETVVEKPRIGSITGGGRYDGLVGRFANRPYPATGTTIGIERILDVIEELQMFPRLLGQTSVQVLVAVFGELVQESLRLLTELRTAGLRCELYDGADPIGTQIRYALKKGIPYVVIAGPDELAAGTVAVRDLGSREQTLVERAALASRLRESLTAAGR
- the rnc gene encoding Ribonuclease 3 encodes the protein MTSYPNIDSLERALGLHFRDPNLLLAALTHSSYVNEDPACTWGDNERLEFLGDAVGDFIAADLLYNRFPDWEEGELTALRAAMVRADTLAQFAVELGLGAHLRLGKGEEHSGGRNRPALLGDAFEALVGAVYLEGGMEAAAAFLLPFLCGFLDSRNSLLRRDAKSRLQEWAQANYKSTPSYAIVEESGPDHARVFTVEVLVRGEPRGRGTGRTKQAAEQAAAQDALDTCPGTASRRLGSVRQGPAAPL